The genomic interval AATGTTTTTGGTTACTTGAGtgaataaaatgaaatttattCTACTTCCTAAGAGTTGTAATATGACTGGGGTCATACATAAATGGCGATTTCGTTCGAGACAGAGGCCTATATTCGACTTGCCTTAACTCCCAAAGGTCCCCTAACCCCCCTTCACAACAATACAAACAATGTATGAAAGGCCCCCTCCGGACCCTCACCTTGTCAGCAAAGACGGAAAAAAGACACAAAACAAAACCTAGTTCTTCCAAGTAAATGATAACTCATAGCTAGTACACCATAACCGATCAAGAAGATCACATCCCAAACGGGTTGCTTTCCACCGGGGAGTCACCGTGCGGCCGCTGTTGTTGCTGGTGGAAAGGGTTCATCATCGGCATACTCGGCTGACTCATCGCCTCCAAGTCCAACCTCTGCTGATGTTGCTCATGCAAGTTCTGCGGCTGAGGCCGtggtcctcctcctccgccgagCCCCAAGAGATCAAGCGTAGTCATGTCGCCTCCTTCTCCGCCGGTCACCCTGAACCTCTGCTGCTCCAAGTTCCTCAGCAATGCTTGATTCTGCTCATGGCTGCCTCCACTCCCCATGGTAAACACCGCCTGACTGAGCATCCCCATCTGATCACTCATCGCGGCCGAGTTGGCTGCTGTGGTACCGTTGGCGTCACCGAAGAGCTGGTTGGTAAAGCCGTGCATCCCCACCATCTGGTGGTGATCCGGCATCTGTTGTTGGACTTGCTGGAACTGAGGGTGGTGATCGTACGGCGGTCGAGTGACGTTGATAGAGTTATTGGAGAGAAGGTGGTGGTTCTCGGGGCCGGCCATGCTGGTGACGAAGCTCTTCTGCATCATAGGGGAGTTTATAGTAGTGTTGCTGGCAGTAGCTCCCATTTGAGCTGCCTTCTGGAGCAAAGCAGTGGCTGACATTTGAGCCGAAGCGGttagattagggtttccaccGCAGCCATTTTTGCTGTCTTGAAGGTAGTTGAATCCGGCGGAGGAGCTGTTGTTGGAGCTCAATTGGAGGTTGGAGGAGTTGTTGTTGACACTTCTAGGGCCACCAAATAGTGAGCCGGAACTGCTGGAAAACATTCCTCCTCCGGCTGGGAGATTGGTGTTCATGATGGACTTGAACGGCAATGGGACAAGCTCATCCGGGAGGGACTTCAGAGGGTTTTTGGGGTCGTAGTTGTTGTATTCAGAGATTGCTCCTGCTCCTATTCCCATAGAGGTGTTAGTGTTTAGTGGCATGGAGGAGATGAGGTGATCCGGCATTTGGTTATGGGTCCCCATGTTGTTGTTCATTATGAGTCCGTGGTTtactttgttgttttcttCGGCCAATGCGTCACAGAAAGCTCTATGTGTGATAAAGCTATCTCTCCTGCACATTTTAGAATTGTAAGAAACAAAGGTTGTGATATTTATACACGAATATATTGCTATACAACCTATACTTGTATCATAATACAAACTACATGAAGATAGGgttaatatatatgcatgatttGGTGTTGTAAGATAGTGGCggggaagaaaaagaatatttgggACCTAAAACTAAAAGGGTTTCCAGAAAGAGGTCGGTATGTTACTTCAATTTGTCGGCCATTTTAACAATTATATGACTATATGTTCAAAGTTTGGAGGGCTCAATCACAATAGTGATGCATCACTGTACTGAATGACATATAGTTTACAATAGTCATCCTGATCTACTTGTTTCtttaatctcatcctatgttttctaaacacaatcagaaagaaaataaaaaagcgttaacttaattaattagcCTCTGTTGATAATTAAAATCCATGATTTAGCTTATAATATTGAAACTAGACCAACTACAATTAAGGAAATCAAACTATAACACAACGGAAATTAATTGAGGTGACGTTTATTAGAACCCAGACCTCTATTTTGGTTGAGTGAGAATTGATGATCCCAAGCAACTATACTATATCTCTGTATATTTCATGCACATGCAATATTTGTCAAATGCAGTCCCATAAAGCATACTGAATTCCTTAATTATTTGGTTGAATAGGAGGTTTATTAACATAATTACTCAACTATGAATTATTTAGTACCTGGAAAAGATGGTTCCACAGTCACATTTGTATTCCCTAGTCCCGCAAGTCTTCTGATGAGCCTTCCAATCTGACTGCACTGCATATTTCTTGGAGCACTTGTCACATTTCCACTTTTTCTCACCGTGTTTTCGGCTAAAGTGTTTCTTGATGCCAGTAAGATCTCCTAAAGCACGACCAGGGTTGTGGTGGACGCAGGTTGGCTCAGGGCATATGTAAACCCTTTTCCTAACCTCAGTGCTGGTTCTTTGCCTCAGCTTCCACGGAAGATTATGGCCTCGCCTGTGAAGCTGAAGGTTCTGGTCCCTCTGAAACCCTTTGTTGCAgatctcacacacaaaccgGTTCGTTGCCATGAGAGTCGTTGGTGATAGAGCAATAACTTCTGCACTCGGATCTGTGATCATGTAGTGACATTTAGTTAACTATACTTAACGTTGTAGAGTTCTACCGGAAAATATGTACTAGAGTATAGATCGACTATAGAATGAACCATGATAAAAACATCATGTCATGAGTACACAGTAATTAAGCTGCTGGGTAGGTCATGACAGAAACAGTACTTCTCCCCAAGATCATGTAAAATATCATAAAGCACTAATTGTACTCACAGGGCAACAGACCAACAGTTCTTCACAAAATTTTGAACTTCAATGATGTAGATTGCAACTCAAGTTTACTACCTTTTCTTCTGCACTGATCTCATTCAGAAAGTCCTACTATTGTATTCTTATCTATGACTCACGAGCAAAAATGCACGAAGGATTCCAATCGCTAACCAAAAAAGTTTAGCATCTAAATATATCATAGCTCTACTTGTAGATCGAGATTATTTATCGATCCTCACATATACCTGTAAGGTTAGTATTCAAATATCTACTTCTACTCTGCCTGTGTTAACCAGACAGAAACTTAAGAAATTCATAGTATAATTTCATGGGTGCCTGGGTGGTGGGAAAGAGATTGAATTATTTGCCTGGTGTTCCGGGAaggtttctcttcttcttgattGGCTGCTGCTGTTGCTGTTGGGTAGTGACAGAGCCATTGCTGTTACTCTTCCCACCTCCGGAACCTCCGCCGGAGTTGGAGCCATGCAAGTGTTTTTGAAGCTGCTTTTCTTGATGTTCTTCCCCAACTGTGTTCCCTGAGGAGAAGCTACCTTCTTCAATATCACATGTACTATTTGACATGTTGAACTTTGAGAAACAATTATCTAGCCCAGCTTGTCCTTTCCCCGCACTACACTCTCGGTTTCTGTTGCTATCTATTTCCTCTGTTGTCGGTGCTGCTTTCTAGCTAGGAGGAGGGTTTAGCTTAGCTTAGCTTGTTTTTGGTGGAGAGAAATCAGGATTCTGGTTTTGGGAATAGATCGAGGAAGACAAAATCAGAGAAAACTGCTTCATTTCTGATGCACTGTGGTCATGATGAAGCAATAGATTCActgttgtgacttgtgagcaATTTGGAACCAGGTCTTCTTTGGCCttatacaattatatatagtgCCTTCACAACAACACATTATTGGAAAAACTTCTAATCAAGTTAAATACCGAATGCCCTTGACTTGTTGGGTAATACAAAATTGATAATATATCAGAATAATattccattgctttcctcacTCGTGTTCTTAATCTTTTCTTGGTGAAATTGAAGATTACTAGTCTACTATATTTCAATTCCTTTTCTTCTCTAAGCAAACGAAAAACCCTAATTGAAACATTTCTATTATTCTTAACTACCTACTCTTCTAGGAAGTTTTATTTTCCTAAGCACGTACGTGAATCATAGATGAATTCTCTGGCAAACTAGCACATGTGGATCGATGTCTTAAATCTCCATCCACTTACGGAAAAGATAATAGTCCaagaaacaaaatcaacatcggacctatatatatacaaaacctTACATGTTATATAGTGGCATAGCTAGAAATTAACCGATATCCTAACCAAACTTACATATATACCATTCGCTAGCTCTAGCCTTTAGCATCGATCTGTTTTTAGTATGGTTTAGACAACAAGTAATATCAACTTTCAAAGATAGCGCTTATATCTTAGTTTCAAAGAATCACTACATTTTAAGAAGTAACTACATGCTTTTCAAGACAGTTCCAACTTTAATTTGATCTCTTTGTCTATCATGCTTTCATAACTAACAATGTACTAGCTAGATATCATTGTATGTTACCATGCCTCGGACCCTAGTTGTTGGAAATTAATTACTTTAATTCCAACCTACGTAATAATTCCCCGATCCCACACTTGGTTATATTACTTTGAGAGCTGCCGTTCCCATTTGTTCTATTACTTCAAAACGATCGAAGAGAACCAAAGACGTCAACTAATGGCTTCTTATTTTAAACTTTGGCAGGTTAATTAATCACATAATTGTATGTCGAGGTTGCTGCTTTGTTTTCTAGGTTGAGTTGAATATGAATGAATAACGACACCCGCTAGAATCAACAATCTTGAAGAAGAGCACTAGGCAAAGCTTAATATGCTTTCACATTTCCAGCCAAGTGAAATATGCCTCCTGCTAGCCAAGCTGAGCTAGTTATTGCATTGCGTTATGTAATAATTACATCAGACGTATTAACATTCATGACCGTCCCTCTCAGTTTCAGCATCCCTGATatgatgaaattatatatatgctctATGGAGTATTACAGCTGTTCGTGTATGATCCATGCCAACATGATGGCATAGTATCCTATTTGGGCATGAGAATGGCAGTATAAAACATGCCTCGTCCCCAAGAGCGTTACTAAAGATAGCTAGCTAGTTAGCCAGGGAAAATTAACAAGCAAATTTGGTATGTAGCAGTTTACTAGGGTTTCTACTTTGTTACCTTTGATTTCAGTAATTAGAATGCATTTGTAGTTTTCTCAATGGTGTAAATATCGTTTAtcggtatcgtatcggtcgagttgtaaaatgatatatcagagatatatcggggatatatcgatatatatcggttttatcggtttatacttcaatatgtaccaaataaactaaaaaaacggtattaagtaaactaaaaaaaataaatacttgattttgtgacaattaaagtacacgaatgatatctaataataaaaataggtatttaagaatgattatttagacttgaaattcatcatatatatatttaaaatatatataaattaaatatatatatgaaaaaatgaaaaaaaagatataagttttttttaaaagagaggaaataaatatttaaaaattaaacaaatattgaaaaataaaaataaaatcaaagtttgaccgatatttgaccgttgatcATCATTTCTGCATTgaccgataaattttgaccaatatgctcttatcgtatcggattcgaaatatcggcgatatatccgatatttcgAACACTAAGTTTTCTTGGATAACTAAGGTTTCATGAACAAGATGTACCGGCCGGTAAAGGGCTCCaataaattattgaattgCTAATTCATCAATTATAAGTGCAAAGTTGCTGGAAATAGAACCACATGGGTGCTGAatatgattgataaagtgataTGAGATTTTTCACATCCAAAATCAATTGATAATGGATAGAGTGACACAAACTCTTATAAACTCATAGGTTAGGTCTCAATTTCTAATATGagatgtatattctcaacacgcCATGCACGTGGACAACATTGTGAGTGACGTGGAGTCTGTGTGACCATTTGTGCTTCACACATGGACGTGGGTAACTTgactctgataccatgataaagtgataCGGGTTTCACATTCAAAACCAATTGGCAATGAATGGAGTGACTCAAACCCTTATAAACCCACATGGTAGGTCTCAATTCCCAATATGGGATGTATAATCTCAACAATGATTATATTAAGCTAATTATAATTATGTAGACAGGGTTATGATTAAATTTAatgattgaatttcagatcATTTGGTGAACAAATTTAGTGAGTGTAGCAGTgtactatattatatagaaaattCTAGCTAGTTTATCTACAttaattttcataatatcaTGTAGTATTGTAGTAGTGTCTTGCATGCCTAACTGATATATATCAGAACGACAATTAAAACGTATAGCTTTAATGATTTTGCTAACCTCTTATTTTCAGTCTTGACTGTTTATACCGTTTGAACATAAAATAGATGTACTGATATATCTTAGCCTTCAGCTTTTAACAAGCTTCATGAGAAAAAACAAACAGCTGAGCTAAAATGGAAAACAACAAGGAGACAGAAGTTAGAATATCAAACATGGCAAGCTTCTATCACATAGTCaataattttgaaaaacttTGGATTCTTGATTCCCCTTCCTGATCCGAAATTATCATCCATCACCCGATATATATTTCAGAACAATAAAAAAGATTGCTTAGTAATCATCGATGAAGATCGATGCAATTGATGAAGCTAACATCAACCCAACAATGTGAAGACAACAGAAATATCCAAACACCATACCTCTTCTTCCATGTTTTAAATATATTGAGATGAAACCGAATTTACAATTTAGGACGACCGAAGCAGAATTAGGATGCCAAATAGGTTCTCACAAGTGTAATTAATTAACTAAGCTAGTCAGTCTCAGTTGTAGCTAATTGACATGAGCAAAGCAACCCCATGGATaaaatcaacacaaacgaCGGTCACGGCATAATGATGTGCTTTattaaacaaaatgaaaatgcatatatgttttttaataatttgtcTGATTAGATTTGGTTTTTGATGGAGAAGATTAAGAAGTGAGAAAGAAAATGTATTAAATTTAGAATTGAGTCAACCATCGAAGAAGCTTGAACTTCGTCAATCTGATTAGGGTAGTGCAGTATTGCGTGGTAAaaatgtcacgaccccgaaatttcaaatgttcaacttaaaattgaagttatggaaaactaaaaaacaatctcaataaatcgaaatcatcttatagtcacaacgtatcgttactgagttcatagtacatctcagtcgaattgattattacaaaactgatttataattcaagcattatatcaaatggaaatgtaaaatcctctcaatcctcacaaCGAAACGAAATAAAGaaacttcgaaatcttcagagtagtccTCCAATTCTGCtgatccacacctgcagaactatcccctacatcatcgaataggtgcaccgagagtgtaaacacaaacccggtaagctttgcagctcgtatgagtaaaacaacagtataacacgcatagtaatacaagagaaaaatactgaaaaaatttaattataaatgtactcatgagtcacaggacGACCCATCTTGTTgttcaataatatctgaaaatataagtgctaataaaaaaatcgggcaacccatatgtttacccaaatacatttataatacgagtactcatgagacccatgtactcatatattacccctcatgcagtacgccgtcagacattgggcaacccatatgttacccaatatccaaaaatatgggtactcataagcatgTAActtatctgttacccctcatgcaatacaccgacagacagactagagctctaactgaatcgtaactgtcacctggccaaggctaggttacgatatgccaacacgtccgaagataggaaacattttaacataactcaagttaaaaccatgtacaatacaatcctcacatattattgtacaaaaaccaagcgactcatgctcaaataaaataaatatcaatgctaTAAATAGACTCATTTGAAAATAGGAATATGACAATATATAGTataacaacccatatatatgtatcaatttTATCATTTATAGACATACACAACCCGCTATATCAtgtacatatcatagttcgatcttttataataaagcgtaattatgaatcaccaccaatggtagattcgtcatagtgagatttactgaccttattttcctgagcgtaattttcacaataccgaaagcaaattctttacttgttttgtcgatcacctagatgTATAAAAAGtggttagaaacgttacgtaaaacctcaaatgccgaatcagtactaatgttttactgttaagcaatttacggtttttatgaaaatactgttcacataaatactattcacgtattactgtacaagtacatattgtttacgtattcatgtacaccaatgtactattccatcgtaaatactgttccagtaaatactaatcaccgatttacctttcagaaaattatttttacaattactgtacgtaaactacttttacaattactgtacgtaaattacttttacaattactgtacgtaatttacttttacaattactgtacgtaatttacttttacaattactgtacgtaaattactttttacataaaattactgttcacgcgccacctccggcaaccgcgcgtaatttccacaatgcCGAAAGCAAATCATTTACCtgttttgtcgatcacctatatgtataaaaagtgattagaaacgttacgtaaaacctcaaatgccgaatcaGTTCTACTGTTACTAATTAGCAATTTACGGTGTTTAcataattactgttcacatattACGGTTCATGTACGTACTATTCACGTACGTACTGTTCATGTacgtactatttacgtattactgctcagtaaatactaataactgatttacctttcagaaattatttttataattactgtacataaattacttttacatttacggTACATATATTACTTTTACCATAACTGTACATAATtacattttacatttaccgtacataaatcactttttacaaaaaattactgttcatgtggcggcgcgtggggctcacgcgaCACCTCCGgcagccgcgcgtggggcccatgcGGCACTTCTAAAACCGGCGCGTTGCTCGCCCACCGTCGCCCAAAACCCTTCATTTTCTTCCCCTTTACGCTCCCATGGCCTAAGGCCGCCTCCTGCACCCCTCACactccctcacgcgccgccctaggcggcGGTGCGAAtctcacctcctcctcctccgatacTCCTCCAAATCGACACAATTCAACCACAATCAATCACAACAATCACATTAAACCAACCCTTACCTAGATTGATCCTTGAAACCACCAGAATGTCGCCGGAGATGCTCGAGATGCCGGCGGGGTCGATTTTTCAGGAAGGATGTGTTGCGGCTCGAATCGAGTCCCAAATCGATCGCAGAAGGCGTTGGAGGGTGAGGTGCGGTGGAAAGGAACGATCGCCGAATGCTTGCGTCGCCGGAGGTGGAGTTTGGACGGCGGTAGAATCGTAGGTGTCTCGGGTTGTTGCGCAAgagcttcacggcggcgaggggaggCGTGTCGAGCTCGAGGGTCGCTGCGGTGGACCATGCCAAGCTTTTGAGGCAGGCAGTGAGAGTCACGGCGACCTAGGTTGTGAGATCGCCGCAGGCgattttgagagagagagagagggtcggggagagagagggggagAGCTGcgggggagaggagagagaatggGGGTTTccgaaattggaaaccctagctcctaataattcatttttataccattttccaaaatcggaaactaacttccgtcgctaataactttcaagtacgacgtccgattagaacgcgtgacgtgtccacgaaatcATATCGACGAGGtttacaactttcgtgaaggaagtttttagaaacgagcgacggagtaaaagttgaCTCCCGCGTcgtggaaacgtaacgtttttccaatttagatTTCCGAAAACGGTTCTGTTTTCAATTTAACATCGTCGTGAAACGAAAAATGCGACTTAttaaatttttcaaatttattcaATTCTAAGAATTTATACAAATTGAACCggaaaaaatcgggttattacaagaaTGGACTTAACTTGGCCCACTAAAATGTTGTGCGACGGACTACGACCACATGTTTGAGAAGTCGGCTTAACAGACAAAGTAGAAGGGATCGAGTAACCAATATTGGGTGCCCTCCCTACATGTTCTAatttttctataaaatttaAGTGGCATTTCGGATATAACATTCGAGATCAAGTTCCACATGTAATTTATTCATTAATTCTGGAGTCatcaatcattcaaagtttcaaacggTATTAGAAGAGTTCATGCATTATTCAACTGTGTTCCCTGTTTTATAAGCAGTAAAGCTGCACTGAAATTAGTCTTCAATGAGCTCGTTGGAACTTCGAAAAGTGAAGTTAGGATGAGGCCTTGTTCTGTGAAGTCTCACCcccctcctcttcctctttgTACTGCAGAATTCATTTTCAAGGGCTTCCCATGCTTTTTTTGTTAGCGGACGGCTCCTTATGCTTTTCCTCTGACTGTAAGCAGCAAACTGCTGCTCTTCTACACTTCCAACTTCAAAAACCTCCACTTCCTTCACCTTCTCCTGTCTTGTTTCAGAAACACTTGATGACTTGTCTGCAGATGCATCATCCATAATTTGCAATGTGGCGGTATAGAAGGGTAGATCAGTTAACTCATGTGGGGGAACATATGGAATTTTCAAGTCGATGAATATTCGAGCTTCTGCAGTGCCTGTAGATGGTTCTCTATGGGGGAAATTCTTGGTAACACAGCCTTCAACGTTACTATTTGGACCACCTTTCTCAATACAAATTGTGGATGATGAGTTTTGTGGATGCACTTGAATTTCCAGCCCCTCCCTTTGATTTGCTAATAACTTGGATGGGGATTGGAACTCAACAATGTCATAGATATTTTCAGGTCTGCAGCTTGACTCTTCCTCATTGCGACCAGGGTCTGCCCAGTTAGGGTGCATTTTAGTATTCACAAGAACATTGCTATCTTCTGTGGTTGAACTTAGAAGGTCACAGGGAGAACTTGGACTGGGAGCTTGAACAGGCAAACTCCTTGGTTCTGTCACCTCATTTTCTTCTGTTCCATGAGGAGTACTAGTAATCGCTAACACCATTCCATTTCTACTGCTACATCTACTGCTTTGATCAAGGAATCGGGGTACTTCCTTCATTCCCAAGTTAGGATCAGAAGCTTCTTCATTATCGAGTGCTAGGACAATTTGGTCTGATGCAACAAGTTTCAACATATTTTTGACGGAGACATGGTAATGATTACCTTTCACAAGTCTCCACGAAAACTTGTTGGTACATGTTTCTGAACTTGTTGGCACAAGAAATATCA from Argentina anserina chromosome 2, drPotAnse1.1, whole genome shotgun sequence carries:
- the LOC126782524 gene encoding zinc finger protein GAI-ASSOCIATED FACTOR 1-like, giving the protein MSNSTCDIEEGSFSSGNTVGEEHQEKQLQKHLHGSNSGGGSGGGKSNSNGSVTTQQQQQQPIKKKRNLPGTPDPSAEVIALSPTTLMATNRFVCEICNKGFQRDQNLQLHRRGHNLPWKLRQRTSTEVRKRVYICPEPTCVHHNPGRALGDLTGIKKHFSRKHGEKKWKCDKCSKKYAVQSDWKAHQKTCGTREYKCDCGTIFSRRDSFITHRAFCDALAEENNKVNHGLIMNNNMGTHNQMPDHLISSMPLNTNTSMGIGAGAISEYNNYDPKNPLKSLPDELVPLPFKSIMNTNLPAGGGMFSSSSGSLFGGPRSVNNNSSNLQLSSNNSSSAGFNYLQDSKNGCGGNPNLTASAQMSATALLQKAAQMGATASNTTINSPMMQKSFVTSMAGPENHHLLSNNSINVTRPPYDHHPQFQQVQQQMPDHHQMVGMHGFTNQLFGDANGTTAANSAAMSDQMGMLSQAVFTMGSGGSHEQNQALLRNLEQQRFRVTGGEGGDMTTLDLLGLGGGGGPRPQPQNLHEQHQQRLDLEAMSQPSMPMMNPFHQQQQRPHGDSPVESNPFGM